The Mucilaginibacter rubeus genomic interval ATGGAAGGAAGCGTATTAACCATACAAGTACCAAGTTTATTCTTTTACGAGTGGCTTGAAGAGCACTATGTAGGGTTGCTGCGCAAAACCATTAAGAAACAATTGGGCGATGAAGGACGTTTAGAGTATAATATAGTTGTTGAGCAATCATCAAGTAAACCATACACAACTAACATGCCTTCAAACGGAAATGGCGCTGATTCAAAACATCAGAGTATGCCGATACCTATTTCAATTAACAAGGACATCAAAAATCCTTTTGTTATACCCGGGCTTAAGAAGTTGAACGTAGATCCTCAGCTTAACCGTAACTACACCTTCGAAAACTTTGTTGAAGGTGATTGCAACCGCTTGGCCCGTTCGGCAGGTTACGCGGTAGCTGCTAAACCCGGTGGTACCTCATTTAACCCGTTGATGATTTATGGCGGTGTGGGTTTAGGTAAAACCCACCTGGCACAAGCCATCGGTAACGAAATCAAGCGCACCCTGCCCGATAAACTGGTACTGTATGTATCATGCGAAAAATTTACACAACAGTTTGTTGATGCTTTAAAGCATAACAACATCAACGACTTTGTGAACTTTTACCAGGCCATTGACGTGTTGATCATGGACGATGTGCACAACTTTGCCGGTAAAGAAAAAACACAGGATTTCTTCTTCCATATATTTAACCACCTGCACCAGTCTGGCAAGCAGCTGATCATTACATCAGATAAAGCGCCTAAGGATTTGGCCGGTTTGGAAGAACGCCTGCTTTCGAGGTTTAAATGGGGCCTGTCTGCCGATTTGCAGATCCCTGATCTGGAAACCCGTATGGCTATCCTGAAAAATAAGATCTATCAGGACGGTATCGATCTGTCAAACGATGTGATTGAGTATGTTGCCCATAACATCGACAATAACGTACGTGAACTGGAAGGAGCCATGGTATCATTGCTGGCACAATCAACCCTTAACCGCAAGGAAATTGACCTGAACCTGGCTAAACAAATGTTGAAAAACTTTGTGAAGAACTCATCTAAAGAAATTTCGATGGAGTACATTCAAAGCCTGGTGTGCGAGTATTTTGAAGTGCCTATTGAAATGGTGAAATCACAAACACGCAAACGTGAAATTGTACAGGCACGTCAAATTTCAATGTACCTGGCAAAAGCCCATACCAAAAGCTCTCTTAAATCAATTGGTCATTTCTTTGGCGGTCGCGACCACTCAACCGTGATTTACGCCTGCCAAACTGTTGAGGACTTAATTGATACCGATAAGAAATTTAAAGGCTACGTAGCCGATATTCAGAAGAAATTAAAAATGAGCTAATATTTGCGCTGTTTTAAGATATACAAAGGCCGGTTAATTAACCGGCCTTTGTTGTTTATCAGGTTTAAACTGTAACTTTAAGAGATTACATCGTCTAAACCTTATATGAAAAAGCTAAACCTACTCCTTATCCTGCTGTTCGCAGGCTTTTCCAATATTTTTGCCCAATCTGTTACCCTTGAAAAAGGCAAGGAGTTTGAGATCGAGGCTCATACCGTGACCAACACGGCCGACAATCAAAACGACTATAAATATACCTTTTGGTTTAAAGCAGGAGATCGGAATGGGGTCAACACCATATTCGATTGTAAATTGGTTAAAGTAATTTATGCCGAAAAATTTACCAAATACAGTTTTGCTAACAGTATTTTAAACACCGATACGGTTCGTGGTTTCAGGCTTAATACAACAACTTCACTGTTGCCCCTGGCACTGTTACATCAACCCTTAAAGGTAACAATAGGTCCGCATGGCGAGTTTTTGAGCGTCACCGGTTTTGATGAAGCAATACAGGATGCTATAACTCGCTGGGTATTAAAAGATGATATAGCTAATCAGCTCAAAGATAACTCGAAATATTTTCCTAAAGATGTAATAGGAAGCTTGTTCCTGCCTTTGCCGCAACAACGTATAGCTTATAAAAGCGAATGGTCGAGCCCTAATACGAGGTATAAGGTTACTGCCATCAACGGGGCTTTGCTTTATATCACTACCACTGGTATTAAAGTTCCGGACAGCCAGGGCGAGGATGTTAGTGGTAATATAGTTTTCAATGAAGTAACAGGTTTAACTGAGCAATTACAAAATAGTAGCCCGTCTAAAATTGAAATCGCCATTGATGGCAAAAAGCAGCTCCTGCCGGTATTTTATCGTAGACAAACTGTTCGTTATGGCGCGGAGAAACATTTGCCTGATACCGCCTGGATTAATATGGTTGTAAAAACCCATACCGCATTTGGTAAGGCATTTAAATCAGGTACCGAGATGGACTCTGTAAAAGTACAACGCTATTTAAAAGCGCATGATGATGCATTTGCCAATGATGAATATTATGCGGTAATAAAGCTTCGCCTGCTGCAGGGCTCAGGCGATTATATAAAATACAGCCATCAGTTAATAAAAACACCTACTCGTTTTATAAAAGATGAAGAATCTCATTTATTTAACAAATTTAACAGCATACTTGACAGCTCTGCCCAATCGGCCTACGAGGTTGCGCGGTATATGTATAAACTGCCAGGATTTAACGGACTGATTCAACAATCATACGCGCAAAGTTTCCTGACTTTTGATATAGATGACATGCTGAAGGACGATGGCTTCAGGAAAAACATGCAGGAAAAGAACATGAGCGATGAAGACGCGAGGAAGATGATAGCTGAAGAAAATAAAAAGCGACTTGCAGGAAACAGCAACGCCAGGCAGTTACTGGAGTTGTTGCATAATGATAAAGATCCCTTGATGCAGCAAAAGATCAACGCTTTATATCTTTGGGAGAAGGCGAAAAGTGCTGATGATGCAGGCGTTTTAAATAAAACAGCGAGTGCATTCATGAATATGGATGATGCCTATATGAAACAGGGAAACGGTGGTAGGTATGCGTTGCTGATATATAAGCTGCTTATTAATGCTAAAAAGGAGGCTGCAGCTAAAGCATTACTTGTAAAAACCATCCAAAATCTTGAAAGATATACAGCGGATACCCTTAATACTAATCGCTTTGCCGATCAGAATATATTGGCTTATGCTTGCTATTTGCAATACACCAGGGCTAGACTAACCGATTCCGTTAAGGCGCTTCAATATCTCTCTAAAGCGGCACAGTATTCACCACATAACAGCAAAGAAAAAGCCTATGCCAGTTTTTACGACAGGGTGTTTCTCCATTCCAAAGAAGGATATAGGGACGAGTTTATCGAACGCCTTTTTAATAACGGCGATGAGCAACAAGCCCTTGCCATTTTTGCAGATCACATTAATGCTGAACCTGTAAGTCTTGATGAGATGCAAAAGATTTATCAGCAGCACATACCTGGAAAAAGCTTCGCCGATTTTTTTAAAGCTAAAGTACTTGATTCCTGGCAAACAGCGCCTGTGTTCACGCTGAAAGGGCTTGATGGCAAAGATCACGCTTTGGCCGATTTTAAAAACAAGTGGCTGGTTCTTGATTTTTGGGGAACGTGGTGCGCGCCCTGTCGGGGTGAAATGCCCGATATAAATACCTTTAACCAGGAAATTAAAGATGGGAAGCACAACGGCATCACTTTTATGAGTATTGCCTGCCGCGACAATGAAACTAATGTTAAGGCTTATTTTGAAGCGAGTAAGTTTAATTTGCCTGCTGCGATGGCCGACGCGAACATTGAGAAGCAGTATGGTATTTCAAGTTATCCTTCAAAAGTGATTATATCACCGGATGGTAAAATGCTGCCCCTGAAATTTGGTGATGACTGGAGAGCGATTGTTCAGCGATTTAACGAAGTAGTACCGGCAAATTGATAGCTATGGTTTGTCGTTAGGTATAGCTATCTTTAATTATGGAAAAAATATTACTGGTTTTAATCGCCTGTTTCGGAATGGCTTTATCATGCTTTGCTCAGCAAACCGAGCAGGATGCTATTAAACAAACTATCAATACCATGTTTAATGCCATGCGCAAAGGCGATAGCACCATGCTCAGATCAACCTTTGCCAAAGGAATAGCATTTCATAGTGTAGCCAACAAAAAAGACGGTTCGGTAGCCCTGGAGATTGAAAATCCTGACGATTTTATAAAATTGGTTGGCACCCCGCATAAGGGTGTTTATGACGAGCGTGTAACCTTTGCCGATATTAAGATCGATGGCGCCCTGGCCAGCGTTTGGGCGCCATATAAGTTTTATTTAGGTGATAAATACAGCCATTGTGGTGTAGATGTTTTTCAACTGATGAAAACCGCAAATGGCTGGAAAATCATTTATATAGTTGATACCCGCCGGAAAGATAATTGCCCGGAATGATTCTACATCACTCCCAGCTTCATCATACCGTAAAACAAACCGGCACAATGCATGGCCTGCTTTATTTACAAATACAACTCGAATACCCCCAATGAATAGTCTTGAATAAACTGTACAATTGAGTTTCTGGATCGCGATAATAAGTCGGAGATCGCTTTGGTATTCACGTTACCAGTCCTTAGCCATATTATTTTAGGAGGAAAGGAGTAAAGATTTTGCAACTCCCGAAAATCTTCATCAAAAGTCAAGATAGAATAACCATTAGCTTTTGCGAATTGCCATATACGGATATCGCTCAAACGTTCGTGAGGCGCAATTTCATTTACAGGTAAAATGTCCCATGATGGGAGCAGTTTTTTTAAACGCCACGAGATATTCTCATCAGTAATGATACGGATCTCGTAAGAAGCAATTATAGCCATTATGCAACTCTTATTGTCCGCTCTTTATTCGCAGCATATGCAAGGCAGGCAAAGATGTGATCTTCATTTAGCTGAGGAAAGTCCTCGAGAATCTCTTCATGAGTGGAACCGGAAGCAAGCCACTGTAAAACATCATATACGGTAATGCGTGTACCTATAATTACAGGCTTCCCAAATCTTATTTCCGGGTTTACTTCAATAAATTGCTTGTAATCAATCTGCCGCATATTCAAATTTAACTAAAATGCTTTCAAATCTGAAATATTTACCGGAGTGATCTTACATCACTCCCAGCTTCATCATACCGTAAAACAAACCGGCACAATGCATGGCTTGTTTTATCTCATTATTAAGTAGCAATTGTTTTACCTCATCAATGGTATATTCTTCAACTATCAGGTCTTCCAGTTCGTCGAGGTGCTGGCCTTGTACTTTTTTGCCGCCTTTGGTAAAGTAAGTAAAAGTTTGATTGTTGGCTGTTGATGGGTTGCCATAAACTGTACAGATCAATTCAAATTCATCAAACTGATAGCCTGTTTCTTCCAATAACTCACGGCGGATAGCATGTACCGGATCTTCGCCGGCGTCAATTACACCGCCCGGAATTTCGAGCGAAATAATGCCTGCCGCATGACGGTACTGTTTTACCATCAATACCTTGTTATCGTCTGTTATTGCTACCGCGTTAACCCAGTTTGAATATTCAAGTACATAGTAGTCTTCAACAATTTTGCCATTTGGCATTTCGCATTTATCAATGCGGAGTGTAGCCCAGGGGCCTTTATGGATGTATGATGATGAAAGTAGTTTCCAGGTGAGATCTTTACTCATTAATGTTTATAGATTTGAACCCTGATTTTAGGATTTAGGATTACAATGAGGGTAAGCCTATTCTAATATACAAGGGTCCGTTAATAATTTTATTTGATAGTAAATGTTGATATTCTTAGGGTTGAAAGGGAGTTGTAATAATCATATCCTTTAATCCTTAAATCGGGCCAATCATGGTTCTGCGTTTACCAGCTGCCGCTTGAGCCGCCGCCACCGCCACTGCCACCGCCGAAGCCTCCAAATCCACCTCCGCCGCCACCGCCGGAAAAGCCTCCCCAATCGCCTCCGTTGCTGCGACCGCCGCCGCCAAGCATATTGCCTGCCAGGAACCACCAGAAAGGGCTTGCACCACCCCGGCGACCGATGATCTGCCTGCCACCGCCTCCACCACGGTTGCGGAAGATTATAATCAGGATCACTACTACAATTATAATAATGATAAAACCGGCAGGGCCACCATCATTGCCTTTTTTGCTTGATTTTCTATCGGCTTTATATTCGCCTTTCATGGCTTTAATAATGCTGTTGGTACCGGCGTCAAGCCCACCGTAATAATCGCCTTGTTTAAAATGTGGTTTAAGGTCGTTTTGAATAATATCCTGTGTAACAATATCAGGTAGGGCACCTTCTGCACCATAACCGGTTTGGATACTCATTTTACGGTCGCCTATTGCAACAAGTACCAATACGCCATTATTCTTGTCTTTTTGACCAATGCCCCATTTGCGTAACAACTGAACGCCATAATCATTGATATCATAGTTACCGACAGATTTCAGTATCACCACCGCTATTTGCGTTGAGGTAGAATCATTAAAGGCAACCAGTTTAGTTTCCAGCTGTTGTTTATCAGCCGGGCTTAAGGTATTGGTATAGTCGGTAACAAGGGTATTGGAGCGTTCCGGAAAATCCTGCGCAATTGCAACAATTGTGCAAAGTATAAATCCGAAGAACAGTATAAACTTTTTGAACATGTTTTTTAGTTTTTAATCGCCATCCATAAAGGCAATATCATCCGGAAGTTCGTTTTGATCGCCATCCTGATGAGGGAAGTATTTTTGAAGTTGTTCGCCGGCAATTTTCAAGCCTGTAACAATTCCTTCAACAATATCGCCATATTTAAAATGCTGCAGCATATCATCGCGTGTGGTATCCCAAAAATCGGGGGGAACTACCTGGTTGATCCCTGCATCGCCTATAATCGCAAACTTACGATCGACAGTGGCAACGTATACCAGCACGCCATGCCTTAGCTTGGTTTTGTGCATATTAAGCTGCACGAAATATTTTGCCGCACGGTCAAGCACATTCTCGCTGCATCTTTTTTCAATGCAGACCCTGATCTCGCCCGATGAGCGCTGCTCGGCTTCTTCAATAGCCTTACGGATGCGCTGCTGTTCTTCTTCGTTAAATACAGCCATGTTTTTTAATTATTGAATTATTGATCTGGTAAATTATTGAATGTAGAGTTATTGAAATAGCAAGTTGCAATTCAATAACTCAATACCTCATTAATTCAATAATTAATTAAACTCTACTTTAGGGGCTTTGTCGGCACCTGGCTCTGCAGTGAAATAACCTTTTGCAGAAAAACCAAACATTTTGGCAGTTATATTGGCCGGGAATGAGCGGATTTTGCTGTTGTACTCCTGAACTGCATCATTAAAATCCTTACGGGATACGTTAATCCTGTTCTCGGTACCTTCCAGCTGAATTTGCAGATCGTGGAAGTTTGAGTTTGATTTCAGGTCGGGATAGTTTTCGGTAATAGAAAGCAATTTACCAAGGGCTGCACTCAATTCGCCTTGTGAGGCCTGGAACGCTTTAATAGATTCTGGCGTAAGTTTGTTTGGGTCAACCTGTACCGATGTTGCTTTTGAACGAGCCTCAACAACTGCTGTTAAGGTGCTTTTTTCAAAATTGGCCGCGCCTTTTACAGTATTAACTAAATTAGGGATCAGGTCGCTACGGCGCTGGTAATCGCTTTGTACGGCTCCCCATTTTGCTTTAACAGACTCGTCTAATTTAACCATGCTGTTATAGCTGCATGAGCTTAAGGACATGGCTGTCACTATAACTAATATAGCAGAGAATAATCTTTTCATTTGTTTTTCGTGTATTTATGTGATGTTTCGGGTTAGAGTGCAAATCACGTACCGTTGTTACAAACAAGGCATATGCTGACAAGGTGTCAAGATACGGCTTTTCGGTAAGTTAAAAAAGGGTGTGAGGTATGCAACGTACGATATGAGAAAATTTGCACAGTATCTGAATGCTTATAAAAGCAGAAAGCCCCATCAGGGGCTGCAGCTTTGTAAATGATTTGTGTAAGGTTAATGGCAGGGCCGGCTTATCCTGCCAGGCAATGTTCTTCGCGCATGGTTAGTTTGGCTACCATTTCTTTTAAAAGTGTACGGGCACGGTGTAAGGTAGTGCGTGATAGCAATTCGCTCATACCCAATGATGAGCCGATTTCCTGGTGCGAGTAACCTTCAATAGCGTACATGTTAAAAACAGAGCGATATGTTTTTGGTAATTTTTGTACCAGTTTCATCAGGTCTTTAGCCTCAAGGCCGTTATCGTTGTATGAACTGCTGATAGGCACAGCCGAAGCCTCTTCTGCTGCAAAATCATCAACCAAAACCATTGGTTTTAATTTGCGGTAGCGTGATATGGCGCAATGTACCATGATGCGGCGGATCCATCCTTCCAAACTCCCTTCGCCACGGTAGTTTTTCATGTTGCGGAACATTTTGATAAAACCTTCCTGTAATATATCTTGTGCCTCGTCTTTATCGGTTGCATAACGCATGCAAACTGCAAGCATGCGGGGAGCTAATAACCTGTATAATTGTTCCTGGCTTTTTCTGTCGTTACTCAGGCAGCCATTCCATATTGTGTGTAAGCGTTCGTCGGCGGTAGTCATTTTTTTATTATTTAAATACATGAGGTGCATGCCAATCTGAGTGCCATTTTGTAATTATTTGATTTTCAGATATTTATTTTTTATTGGATTTTAAAACTGTTCGATAGCGTACGGTCATTGTGCAAACCCGAACGGTTTTAGACGTTTTTCTATCTTTATTAGGATTTTAAAAGTCTCCCCTTTAGGGAAAGATTTAGAGGGGGTTTCTTAACTTTGCATAATCCGGGATAAAAACCCGGCATCAGTCATGACAAAAGAAACAGAGATAGTTTGTCCTCCCGGGCAGCAGGAAGATGAGGCGGTTTTAAAGCAACTAGCGTCAGCAGCCCTGAAAATTCCACTGAAAAATATTTCGGCATTAAAAATCCTAAAGCGTTCTATTGATGCGCGTGGCCGCCGTGTGGTTTATCGCATGCAGGTAAGGGTTTTTATGCAGGAGGCTTATCAGCCCGAAGTTTTTGCCATCAATTACCCCAACGTGCAATTTGGCCGACCGGTAATCATCGTAGGCGCAGGCCCTGCCGGGTTATTCGCCGCTTTGCAATGTATCGAATTGGGTTTGAAACCGATTGTTATTGAAAGGGGCAAGGATGTAAAACAACGCCGCCGCGATTTGGCTAATATCAATAAACAAGGCCTTGTAAACCCCGAATCAAACTATTGTTTTGGCGAGGGTGGTGCAGGCACTTATTCCGATGGTAAACTATATACCCGCTCAACCAAGCGAGGTGACGTGAACCATGTATTAAAAATGTTTGTATCCCATGGCGCAGCAGAAGATATCCTGATTGACGCGCGGCCACATATCGGCACCAATAAATTGCCTCAAATTATCACCGCAATGCGTGAAACCGTGTTGAATGCTGGTGGTGAAATTATGTTTGATACCAAAGTAACTCAATTGCTGGTTGATTTTGGAAAGATTAAAGGAGTAAAAACCTCGGCTGGTGAAAAGATCACTTCCGATGCCGTGATCCTGGCTACGGGCCACTCGGCAAGGGATGTGTTTGAGATGTTGCACAGTCAAAGTATTTTGATCGAGGCCAAGCCTTTTGCCCTGGGTGTAAGGATTGAGCATCCGCAGGAAATAATTGACCGTGCCCAATATCATTGCGAATACCGCGGGCCGGATCTGCCGCCTTCATACTATAGCCTGGTTGAGCAGGTTGATGATCGTGGTGTGTTCTCTTTTTGCATGTGCCCCGGTGGTATCATAGCGCCGTGTTCAACCGAAGCTGGCGAAATTGTGGTGAACGGATGGAGTCCTTCAAAACGAAACAATCCTTTCGCAAATTCAGGAACAGTGGTACAAATTAACCTGGAAGATGTTGCCGGCGACGATAACGATCCGTTTAAAATGCTCAACTTTCAGAAACAGGTAGAGCAGGCTGCTTTTGCAGCTGGCGGCGGTAACCTGGTTGCCCCCGGTCAGCGTATGGTTGATTTTGTGCAGAACCGTTTATCGACCGATTTGCCGGTTAACTCATATCTGCCGGGGACTAAAAGCGTGGAGCTAAAAGAGGTTTTACCAGGCTGGATCAACGAGCGTTTGCGCAAAGCACTGCCGGTATTTGGTAAAAAAATGAAAGGTTATTTTACCAACGAGGCTATTTTGGTAGGCGTTGAATCGCGTACGTCATCGCCGGTAAAAATACCGCGCGACAGGGAAACATTGCAGCATCCGCAGATTGCCGGGCTTTTTCCTTGTGGCGAGGGTGCGGGTTATGCCGGTGGTATAATTTCTGCTGCAATTGATGGCATTAACTGTGTAAATGCCGCTTTAAAAATATTATCATGACAACATCTCAGAAATTAGCCACCGAGCTTGAAAATGTATTGTCGGGCAACCCATGGTACGGCCCCTCTGTTTATAGTATTGTTGAAAGCATCAGTTTTGAGGCCGCTTATGAAAAACCTGTGGGCTCGGTACATAATATTGCCGCCATTATTTTACACATGACCGGTTGGACCGAGGAGGTAATGGACCGTATGAACGGTATGGATGCCCAGCTGCCGGTGCGTGGTGATTGGCCTGAGCCCGGCCTGCCCGAAGAACAAAAGTGGAAATGGATTGTTGAAGATTTAAAGCTGGTGAATGTAAACCTGGCAGGCTTTATTCAGAATTTTCCGGAGGAGAGGTGGAGTGAACCTGTTGCCGGTAAGTCGGGAGCTGACGAAACGGGCGAAACTTACGAGTATCAGGTGGCGGGTTTGATACAGCATCATATTTATCACTCTGCGCAAATTGCTTTATTAAACAGGATGATCAATGGCTGATAAGAAAACATTAATATTAGGGGCAACACCCGATACCAGCAGGTATGCCAATTTTGCGGCTACCCGTTTGGTTGAACGGGGGCATACCATTGTTAACGTCGGCATAAAAACGGGAGAGGTAGCAGGTGTGCCTATTGAAAGGCCTGAAACTATACATCATGATATTGATACCATAACGCTGTATGTTGGCCCGCAAAATCAGCCACCGCTCTATGACTACATCCTGAACACCAATCCCAAACGGATCATATTTAACCCCGGTACCGAAAATACCGAACTGCGGCGCAAAGCCAACGAAAAGGGCATCGAAACAGCTTACGCCTGTACGCTGGTAATGCTATCAATAGGAGAGTATTAGTAAAACGAGTTGTTATTGCGATGAGTGAAGCAATGTAGTGAATCTACTAATCGCCTTATGATATCTTATCCCAACTTAACCCGGCGTTTTTTACTTCAAAAGCGTGGTGCAATATCTGGTTTTCGGGATGCGCCAGCTGTGGGTCTTTCTCAAATATGGTTTCAACACATTTGCGTACTTTAAAAAGTAGTTCCTGATCAGTGGCCAGGTTGGCCAGCTTTAAATCAACTACGCCACTTTGCTGGGTGCCTTCAATATTGCCGGGGCCACGCAATTGCAGGTCAATCTCTGAAATCTCGAAGCCGTTGTTGGTTTTTACCATCGTATCCAACCTGATTTTGCCATCGTTACTCAGTTTATGGCTGCTCATCAAAATACAATAGGATTGCTCGGCACCACGCCCAACACGGCCCCTTAGCTGGTGTAGTTGCGATAGGCCAAAACGTTCGGCATTTTCAATGATCATCACCGAGGCATTAGGTACATTCACACCAACCTCAATAACCGTAGTGGCTACCATGATCTGCGTTTCGTGCTTAATAAAACGCTGCATTTCAAAATCTTTATCGGCAGGCTTCATTTTACCGTGAACAATACTTAAGCGGTAGTTGGGCAATGGGAACTCGCGCGACATGGCCTCGATACCATCTTCCAGATTCTTCAGGTCGAGTTTTTCACTCTCCTGTATCAGCGGATATACTACGTAGATCTGCCTGCCCAATGCTATCTCCTGTTTCATAAAACCAAACATGCGCAGTCGCTGGTTTTCAAAAAAATGGACGGTTTTTATTGGCTTACGCCCTGCCGGCAACTGGTCAATTACCGAAACATCCAGATCGCCATATAAAGTCATTGCCAGCGTACGTGGGATGGGGGTGGCCGTCATTACAAGGATGTGCGGTGGAATTATATTTTTACGCCAAAGCTTTGAGCGTTGCTCAACACCAAAACGGTGCTGCTCATCAATTACCACAAAGCCAAGGTTTTTAAACTGAACCTTATCCTCAATAAGCGCATGTGTACCAACCAGTATTTTCAGGTCGCCGTCTTCAAGCTTCTGATGCAGTACTTTGCGGTCTTTTTGTTTGGTAGAACCGGTTAGCAATGCCACTTCAATAAAATCATCACCCACCAGACTTTTAATGGTTTGATAATGCTGAGTGGCCAGGATCTCGGTAGGTGCCATGATACAGGTTTGGAAACCATTATCAATAGCAATCAGCATGCTCATCAACGCTACTACGGTTTTACCACTGCCTACATCACCCTGTAAAAGGCGGTTCATTTGTATACCGCGCTGGGTATCCTGCCGTATCTCTTTCAATACCCTCTTTTGCGGATCAGTCAGCGTAAAAGGTAGTTTGTTGTGGTAAAACTCATTAAAATAATGGCCTACTTTATCAAATACATTGCCTTTAAACTTTTGGGTATGCAGCAGTTTATTCTTAAGTAATTTGAGCTGAAGGAAAAACAACTCTTCAAACTTCAAACGAATCAACGCCTCGTTAAGCAAAGTAGCATCACCCGGAAAATGGATATTGCGGTAAGCATCGGCCCGGTTGAGCAGCTTAAACTGGTTGATAATATATAACGGAAGGTTTTCGCGGATGTCCTTAGCGTGCTGGTCAAGCATTGCCGCTGTAAGCTTCTGGATTCCTTTGGTATCCAGCGAAAATTGCTTGAGCTTTTCTGTTGAATTGTATACAGGTTGTAAAGAAAGATTGCCTTGTTTCTGGGCCCCTGGCA includes:
- a CDS encoding DinB family protein, which codes for MTTSQKLATELENVLSGNPWYGPSVYSIVESISFEAAYEKPVGSVHNIAAIILHMTGWTEEVMDRMNGMDAQLPVRGDWPEPGLPEEQKWKWIVEDLKLVNVNLAGFIQNFPEERWSEPVAGKSGADETGETYEYQVAGLIQHHIYHSAQIALLNRMING
- a CDS encoding CoA-binding protein, whose translation is MADKKTLILGATPDTSRYANFAATRLVERGHTIVNVGIKTGEVAGVPIERPETIHHDIDTITLYVGPQNQPPLYDYILNTNPKRIIFNPGTENTELRRKANEKGIETAYACTLVMLSIGEY
- the recG gene encoding ATP-dependent DNA helicase RecG, whose amino-acid sequence is MNPFQTPLVYLKGVGQSRAEVLKKELELHTFEDLLRHFPFRYIDRTRFYKVREIREELPYVQVLARIVSKEVIGEKQSRRLVVKAKDDTGIIELVWFKGINWIEKTIIPGKVYILFGKPGFFNMMPQMAHPEMELYVPGAQKQGNLSLQPVYNSTEKLKQFSLDTKGIQKLTAAMLDQHAKDIRENLPLYIINQFKLLNRADAYRNIHFPGDATLLNEALIRLKFEELFFLQLKLLKNKLLHTQKFKGNVFDKVGHYFNEFYHNKLPFTLTDPQKRVLKEIRQDTQRGIQMNRLLQGDVGSGKTVVALMSMLIAIDNGFQTCIMAPTEILATQHYQTIKSLVGDDFIEVALLTGSTKQKDRKVLHQKLEDGDLKILVGTHALIEDKVQFKNLGFVVIDEQHRFGVEQRSKLWRKNIIPPHILVMTATPIPRTLAMTLYGDLDVSVIDQLPAGRKPIKTVHFFENQRLRMFGFMKQEIALGRQIYVVYPLIQESEKLDLKNLEDGIEAMSREFPLPNYRLSIVHGKMKPADKDFEMQRFIKHETQIMVATTVIEVGVNVPNASVMIIENAERFGLSQLHQLRGRVGRGAEQSYCILMSSHKLSNDGKIRLDTMVKTNNGFEISEIDLQLRGPGNIEGTQQSGVVDLKLANLATDQELLFKVRKCVETIFEKDPQLAHPENQILHHAFEVKNAGLSWDKIS